The following coding sequences lie in one Alloacidobacterium dinghuense genomic window:
- a CDS encoding type II secretion system F family protein: MGFAAITFLVIFLLIASGGLLLFYREAMMKRLSDVVTPRVKRSGGLKTAIQQTGSTIGGAMGQLERFLPKSQAEASVIQQRLTRAGLRSESAPKILYGAKVLVPLVLCTLAMVSGAGSYSPFIVYALALGLGFIGPDFWLGRKISRRQAQIRRGLPDVLDLLVICIEAGLSLDHATARTAEELERVQPAISDELSITVLEQRAGIARADAWRHLAERTGVESVRNLVTILIQSEKFGTSVAKTLRTHSDTLRTQRRQKVEELAAKTTVKLVFPLVFFIFPSLFLVTLGPAGIVMAESFQKYFSH; encoded by the coding sequence ATGGGATTCGCGGCTATTACATTTCTCGTAATCTTTCTGCTGATCGCCAGTGGCGGCCTGCTGCTCTTCTATCGCGAAGCGATGATGAAGCGTCTGTCCGATGTGGTGACGCCGCGCGTAAAGCGCTCGGGAGGATTGAAGACTGCCATTCAGCAGACTGGATCAACAATTGGCGGTGCAATGGGCCAATTGGAGCGATTTCTGCCGAAGAGCCAGGCTGAGGCGTCAGTCATCCAGCAAAGACTTACCCGGGCAGGCCTCCGCTCCGAATCCGCGCCGAAGATTTTATATGGCGCCAAAGTATTAGTTCCGCTGGTTCTATGCACACTTGCCATGGTGTCCGGTGCTGGAAGTTACAGCCCTTTCATCGTCTATGCCCTCGCGTTGGGCCTCGGATTTATTGGGCCTGATTTTTGGCTGGGGCGAAAGATTTCGCGGCGGCAAGCGCAGATACGCCGCGGTCTCCCGGACGTGTTGGACCTCCTGGTCATTTGCATCGAAGCAGGACTGAGTTTGGATCATGCAACGGCGCGCACAGCGGAGGAGCTGGAACGAGTCCAGCCTGCCATCAGTGATGAACTGAGTATCACTGTACTGGAGCAACGGGCCGGAATTGCCAGGGCAGATGCGTGGAGACATCTTGCCGAACGTACTGGAGTCGAGAGTGTGCGTAACTTGGTAACCATCCTCATCCAGTCGGAAAAGTTCGGGACGAGCGTGGCCAAGACGTTGCGCACTCATTCCGATACGCTGAGAACCCAACGTCGCCAGAAGGTGGAAGAGTTGGCGGCGAAGACTACAGTCAAACTGGTCTTCCCGCTGGTCTTTTTCATATTTCCATCGTTGTTTCTGGTAACCCTAGGCCCCGCCGGTATCGTCATGGCGGAATCATTTCAGAAATATTTTAGTCACTGA